From a single Okeanomitos corallinicola TIOX110 genomic region:
- the nusB gene encoding transcription antitermination factor NusB has translation MQRRKPQQIARELALLSLSQLPVNPKKLAKLPDEQLVAKLVLGAVRTLTTEVQDTLNNAAGELQRSNDRLLTSQTRASDLNTARTMLQEAITYTQTAINQLGTAVDFPELIQLANQDREVRNYAKEIVITVDENRSLIDKIISEALIDWQVTRLAQIDRDILHISVAEMEFMAVPASIAINEAVELAKRYSGDEGHRFINGVLRRVTEQKKTA, from the coding sequence ATGCAACGTCGTAAACCCCAGCAAATTGCCAGAGAACTGGCACTGTTGAGCCTGAGCCAGCTGCCAGTCAATCCGAAAAAATTAGCAAAACTACCAGATGAACAGCTAGTAGCTAAATTAGTTTTAGGCGCAGTCCGCACCTTAACCACAGAAGTTCAAGACACCCTCAATAATGCCGCCGGAGAACTCCAACGCAGTAACGATCGCCTTCTGACTAGCCAAACAAGGGCTTCTGACCTAAATACCGCCAGAACCATGCTGCAAGAAGCAATCACCTACACCCAAACGGCTATCAATCAATTGGGTACAGCAGTTGATTTTCCAGAACTAATTCAATTAGCTAATCAAGACAGAGAAGTCCGTAACTACGCTAAAGAAATAGTAATTACCGTTGATGAAAACCGCAGCCTGATTGACAAGATAATCTCTGAAGCTTTGATTGATTGGCAAGTCACACGTCTTGCTCAAATAGATCGAGATATTCTGCACATTTCTGTGGCAGAAATGGAATTTATGGCAGTTCCTGCTAGTATTGCCATCAACGAAGCGGTAGAACTAGCTAAACGCTACAGTGGAGATGAAGGACACCGCTTTATTAATGGTGTTTTGCGCCGGGTGACAGAACAGAAAAAAACCGCATAA
- a CDS encoding DUF502 domain-containing protein, giving the protein MDNNHKNFSSLEKENGGLVIERLKQDLKNDLIAGLLVVIPLATTIWLTITIANWVINFLTQIPKQVNPFDGLHPILVNLLNLLVGLAVPLLSILVIGLMARNIVGKWLLDFGERLLQAIPLAGQVYKTLKQLLETILKDSNGKFRRVVLLEYPRREMWSIAFVTGAISNQIQEKMERPMLSVFIPTTPNPTTGWYAIVPEDDVINLSISIEDAFKIVVSGGIVASGSGVPPLVVATSTSETAKENHLMSVEET; this is encoded by the coding sequence ATGGATAACAATCACAAAAATTTTAGTAGCCTAGAAAAGGAGAACGGGGGCTTGGTAATTGAACGCCTGAAACAGGACTTAAAAAATGACCTGATAGCTGGCTTATTAGTGGTCATACCCCTAGCAACAACTATTTGGTTGACTATTACTATTGCCAATTGGGTTATTAACTTTCTCACCCAAATACCCAAACAGGTAAATCCCTTCGATGGTTTACACCCCATATTAGTCAATCTCTTAAACTTGCTAGTTGGACTAGCTGTACCACTACTAAGCATTCTTGTGATCGGCTTGATGGCTCGAAACATCGTTGGTAAATGGCTGCTAGATTTTGGGGAAAGACTCTTGCAAGCTATTCCTTTAGCTGGACAAGTATATAAAACCCTCAAGCAACTATTAGAAACAATACTCAAAGACTCCAACGGTAAATTCCGTCGAGTGGTTTTATTAGAATATCCTCGCAGGGAAATGTGGTCTATTGCCTTTGTCACTGGAGCAATTAGCAATCAGATTCAAGAGAAGATGGAGCGACCAATGTTAAGTGTTTTTATACCTACCACCCCTAACCCTACCACTGGATGGTATGCAATAGTACCAGAAGACGACGTAATTAATCTCTCTATCTCTATAGAAGATGCGTTCAAAATAGTTGTTTCCGGTGGTATAGTCGCTTCTGGTTCAGGTGTACCCCCCTTAGTGGTAGCAACATCAACTTCGGAAACAGCAAAAGAAAATCATCTGATGTCTGTGGAAGAAACTTGA
- the ftsY gene encoding signal recognition particle-docking protein FtsY, translated as MVFNWFRRQQNDSSQTPPQQPEGENPPVQETQPEAATETTPDTADLLAYAKAAYKNIQQKQQPQTSETTVTEEPTEATTEEVTPTTVTEEPTEATTEEVIPTAVTEEPAETTTEEVIPTAVTEEPTETTTEEVTPTAVTEEPTEATTEEVKPVSQTQPATLSFLERAAAERQAKQERLIASAVEVPEPETTVTSTSSTNSTETEAEIPDIEFDDGFIWSTEVLAAQGRRAEDISIEEITWLKKLRQGLDKTRRNILNQLKAIVGQGPLNQDAVDEIEALLLQADVGVEATDFIVNALQQKLRDEVTPPEQAIAYLKKILRDMLDAPSQATPKSSFAPEKDQLTIWLMTGVNGAGKTTTIGKIAHLAQKSGYKCLIGAADTFRAAAVEQVKVWGQRSGVEVIANPGKNTDPAAVVFDAIAAAQSRGTELLLIDTAGRLQNKKNLMDELSKVRRIIDKKAPDTHVESLLVLDSTLGQNGLRQAEVFSQAAQLSGVVLTKLDGTAKGGVALAVVQQLGLPIRFIGAGEGIEDLRPFSSYEFVEALLNG; from the coding sequence ATGGTTTTTAATTGGTTCCGCCGTCAACAAAATGATTCTTCCCAAACTCCCCCACAGCAACCAGAAGGGGAAAATCCACCTGTACAAGAAACACAGCCAGAAGCAGCCACCGAAACTACACCAGATACAGCGGACTTGTTGGCTTATGCTAAAGCCGCTTATAAAAATATTCAACAAAAACAGCAGCCTCAAACATCAGAAACCACTGTAACTGAAGAACCGACGGAAGCAACTACAGAGGAAGTCACACCGACTACTGTTACCGAAGAACCTACGGAAGCAACTACAGAAGAAGTTATACCCACTGCTGTCACTGAAGAGCCTGCGGAAACAACCACAGAAGAAGTTATACCCACTGCTGTCACTGAAGAACCGACGGAAACAACTACAGAGGAAGTCACCCCAACTGCTGTCACTGAAGAACCGACGGAAGCAACTACAGAGGAAGTCAAACCAGTTAGTCAGACACAACCAGCGACACTATCTTTTTTAGAAAGGGCCGCAGCAGAAAGACAAGCCAAGCAAGAAAGATTGATAGCCAGTGCTGTTGAAGTTCCAGAACCAGAAACAACAGTAACTTCCACATCAAGTACAAACTCAACAGAAACAGAAGCGGAAATTCCCGATATAGAATTTGATGATGGTTTTATCTGGTCAACAGAAGTTTTAGCAGCCCAAGGTAGACGCGCAGAAGATATTTCCATCGAAGAAATTACCTGGTTGAAGAAACTACGCCAAGGTTTAGATAAAACTCGGCGGAATATTCTTAACCAACTGAAAGCAATTGTTGGTCAAGGCCCCTTAAATCAGGATGCTGTAGACGAAATTGAGGCATTACTTCTTCAAGCTGATGTGGGTGTAGAAGCTACAGATTTTATTGTTAATGCCCTCCAGCAAAAATTAAGGGATGAAGTTACACCACCAGAACAGGCGATCGCCTACCTGAAAAAAATCCTCCGGGATATGTTAGACGCACCCAGTCAAGCAACACCAAAATCTAGCTTTGCCCCAGAAAAAGATCAACTCACAATTTGGTTAATGACAGGGGTTAACGGCGCTGGTAAAACTACCACTATCGGGAAAATAGCTCATTTAGCCCAAAAATCAGGTTATAAATGCTTAATTGGCGCTGCTGATACCTTCCGGGCTGCTGCTGTCGAACAAGTCAAAGTTTGGGGACAAAGAAGCGGTGTCGAAGTAATAGCTAATCCCGGCAAAAATACAGATCCAGCCGCAGTCGTATTTGATGCGATCGCCGCTGCCCAATCACGAGGAACGGAATTATTATTAATAGATACCGCCGGACGACTGCAAAATAAAAAGAACTTAATGGACGAATTGAGTAAAGTTCGCCGCATTATAGATAAAAAAGCACCAGATACCCATGTAGAATCTCTCTTAGTTTTAGATTCAACCTTGGGGCAAAACGGATTAAGACAAGCAGAAGTATTTTCCCAAGCAGCCCAACTCAGCGGTGTAGTTTTAACAAAACTAGATGGTACAGCCAAAGGTGGTGTCGCCTTAGCAGTCGTTCAACAGTTAGGTTTACCAATTCGTTTTATTGGCGCAGGAGAAGGAATCGAAGATTTACGTCCCTTCTCTAGCTATGAATTTGTAGAAGCACTATTAAACGGGTAG